A single genomic interval of bacterium harbors:
- the truA gene encoding tRNA pseudouridine(38-40) synthase TruA codes for MSPTCALALAYDGTDFSGWQFQPGRRTVQGELESILERFYGRRVPVAGSGRTDAGVHALGQVASFTAERAYPAATLFRALGALLPADIRLLSCAEVEPGFDPRRDARSRTYEYFLLPGGSLFHSRYALSVEEGLDWEGMGEAARLFEGRRDFAAVGSPVSPGGGTVREIHRCRLEEGRGCRRLIVTADAFLHRMVRAVVGCLLAVGSGKMTADDTVRLLDSVDRSQAPAAAPARGLFLARVDYAEFSCDPDPGPFQHHFA; via the coding sequence GTGAGCCCCACCTGCGCCCTGGCGCTGGCCTACGACGGCACCGACTTTTCCGGTTGGCAGTTCCAGCCGGGGCGCCGCACGGTGCAGGGGGAGCTGGAAAGCATCCTGGAGCGTTTCTACGGCCGGAGGGTCCCCGTCGCCGGCTCGGGGAGGACCGACGCCGGGGTGCACGCCCTGGGCCAGGTGGCATCCTTCACCGCGGAGCGCGCCTATCCGGCCGCCACGCTTTTCCGCGCCCTCGGCGCCCTTCTACCGGCGGATATCCGCCTTCTCAGCTGCGCCGAGGTGGAGCCCGGCTTCGACCCGCGCCGCGACGCCCGGTCGCGCACCTACGAATATTTCCTCCTCCCCGGCGGCTCCCTCTTTCACTCCCGCTACGCGCTTTCTGTCGAGGAGGGGCTGGACTGGGAGGGGATGGGCGAGGCCGCCCGGCTCTTCGAGGGGCGGCGGGATTTCGCCGCCGTCGGGAGCCCGGTGAGCCCCGGCGGGGGCACGGTGCGGGAGATCCACCGCTGCCGGCTGGAGGAGGGGCGCGGCTGCCGTCGCCTCATCGTGACCGCCGACGCCTTCCTCCACCGGATGGTCCGCGCCGTGGTCGGCTGCCTGCTGGCCGTGGGGAGCGGGAAGATGACGGCCGACGACACCGTCCGGCTGCTGGACTCGGTGGACCGGTCGCAGGCGCCCGCCGCGGCCCCGGCCCGGGGGCTCTTCCTGGCGCGGGTGGACTACGCGGAATTTTCCTGCGACCCCGATCCGGGCCCCTTTCAACACCACTTCGCCTGA